AAAATAACACACATTTGttcccttggatcggtcgagttggtctttgaaaagtgtttgtaaccgtttgttataaaatacattatgattagaaagatattttaaaagtagaatataatgatccacactagtATTACGCGAAATTGGGTGGttatccttttacctcatcgactaacacagtcggccatctGTGGGCGTCAAAtttctcccataaatggccgaccgtgttaattcgcaaagtaaaaggaaaaccttgcaatttcgaggcaaatttgtgtggatcattgtattctacttttgaatcatttttctaaccatatgctttttattacaaacggttacgcttttcaaagaacaactcgactgatccaaggcaacgtgttcctttaatttgggttatttttagggtctcaataaagtgaaaatacattggtgttaattttttacaccccagtttttgcagtgcataAAGGCAAGGCATTTTCTGTCTATTTATTGGCAAGTTAaaagttttaactgtttttctgTTTAGTCGTAATTTGGAATAAAAGGCATCCTAATTGTTACAATAAATGTTCTTTCAAAAACAACCTGTCAtgcccatttttgttttgatacttGACTTGTTTAACCTGTATGAGTgacgtttgtgaacaaacatcaaattatgattattgtgtctgttcagaaacaaaattaacagtgTATGCATTTAGCCTTCGAAATTAGActgggttgaaacgtcaggccattatctATTTTGTGCATTCACGGTCGTTGTGGTTGATCAGTTCACAAGTAGCCTtagtatatataaaacaagacaaGTTGCAAGGTCCTTGAATGCCATCCCTTCTTCATAGAACCTTCAGAAAGATTGTAGTCTCTGACAACTTTATTACTAACCGTTCTGAGTTAATGTCTGCATGGTCTAGTGACATTCCTTTCTCCATGGGTCCAAACAGTCTCTTTGCTGTGGTTTTCTTTATTTGCGTTGATGACACCAGTAGACTATCTTGATCactgaaaagtgaaattaaacaCAACACATTTATGGTATGACCATGAGTATAAATTATGATACCGTTTGTTTACACGACAaggcatttatttattcttccaAGTTTTTCCCCTCCATTTTCagttgtattgtttatttttttctagaggGTCCCTAGACTATGCCAGGGAGAAAAGGGTTTTCACACTGatgtcaggcatgcaactaCATCAgctgatataattttttttttttttttcagtactttcaattgaaaaatatcgtacaaaattttgtgacattttgtaatttcctcctttttgtttaagttacagttgcatgcctgtgacGACCATGCTGTGTGAAAACATAGGCCTTATTAACCGTTTatttagattttatttttttataatgaaaacaaaattaatcaatgaGACCTTTCCAGCTATTTTGCAGGCATATTCTTTAGTACAAAAAAATTATAGTAAAAAACCCCGAAACCaagctctttcttaaaaaaacccAGGATCAATAAGAAGCCCGTTTCATTATAATTAATTCTTTAatccactttaaaacaaaaaagaaggaatatttaaacattattttcgtaATATCATCACTTGTGGAGGGGGGCCCGATAAAAAGCATAGCTTGTCGAGAGTATGGACCCCTAACCTAACGAAAGCAATGAACTGAAGCAAAAATTAATACATAGGTGGAGAGAGCGAGTAAAATGCGAGTAAAACTTTAATAGCCTACCTTCTGGTGAATATTCTAGTCGTGAACTCTGGTCTTGACCACAAGTAGAAGTCTACTGGTAGATCTAGAACATGAACAGTGTAGTAAGTAAACAAGATCGCGGACAGGACTGTCATCAGATGTTTGACAAACTGGGACAGTTTTGAGTTAATGAATTTACACTGCTCTCGCATTGATTGGAACTCATCATTCGCATCAGCTGGATTGGCCTAGCCTGCTGTGTACTTCCTTCTGATAATCTCTGCTTTGCACAGATTTCCTTCTTTTGCTGGCAGATTCCGATACTGCCCAGGTAACTTCTCCTGTTCCTCACCTCTTCTTCATGGCAATTTTGATGCGCCGTCAAAAACGCATAATACACCCGCAGGTCCTTTCCTTACGGATAAGGTGCGGTGGTTGCGCACACTCAAACATGAAAACACGACGAAAAGCTCTAGACACAGATAAACACGATCGACGTGTGTAATAAATccatgccattgcaatagcgcgtatcgtgtgtatacacccatgccattgcaatagcgcgTATCGTGTGTATAAACtcatgccattgcaatagcaCGTATCGTGCGTATAATcccatgccattgcaatagcaCGTATCTATATTTAGACTACGCCCTCCGGGGATGGTAAATGTAACAGCTATCGTCGCACTGTGTCAAAGGTAAATATGCTTGGCAAGCATTTGTCGTTCGTGCGTATGACGATACAGCGTCTTtaatgcattcaatttcgttttcgtgCACACATTATTGCATTTTTCTCGTTCAGATTCGcttcagtcattctatttcatttataggtattcaagactacactttgaccattcttaaagtgaaggtacacgtttggtaattactcaaaacaaatattaacttaaaaactgacttgttaacgagcattgtagagccgttgatagtataaacattgtgggaaacgactccctctgaaataaacgtagtttttgagaaagaggttatttctcactaaaataataaaagacttctagctagaagtcttttcttcttatctgaaagcacacaaattcgtcaaacaaatgtgtttttctttcatcattttctcgcaacttcgatcaccagtattgagcccaaatcttcacaggcttgttattttatgcttaagttgggatacaccaagtgagaagactggtctttaaaggaacacgttgccttggatcggtcgagttggtctttgaaaagcgtttgtaaccgttttttataaaatgcatatgggtagaaagatgttgtaaaagtagaatgtaatgatccacacaaacatgcctcgaaattgcgtggttttccttttacctcgtcgactaacacgtcggccatttatgggggtcaaaattttgactcccataaatggccgaccatgttagttcgcacagtagaagaaaaaccacgcaatttcgaggcaaacttgtgtggatcattgtattctacttttaaaacatctttccaaccatatgcattttataaaaaacggttacaaacgcttttgttttgaccaactcgtccgatccaaggcaacgtgttcctttaacaaccaCCAAACgcgcgtgtaccttccctttaagttgaatttctactaCCTATTTACAATTGATGCATTAAAACTAAGACTCACCGAAGCGAACATGATATTGCTGCTagtttgagttttctttttcatttatgaGCAACGAATTTAAACTTactttgcattcaaattaaagatgAGATATGGCTTTATGAGTTAACTGGGAATTATAGCTCATTTActagcacatacatgtagtcgtCCTTCGTTAGAGGTGTTTCCATGTACTTTATACATTATATTAACatcatttgttttttcttaatagggtttaatgcgtaacgcagtaaaccgatttaacaccaggaaatatgcataattatagtcaggttgcacagtcgaggctataagcgattgggattgtcagggcgcattcagacgtggttccattgttcttttcaaccaaccaaagcaatgcatttggggaaagggtgcttgtctttctgtgaaccgtcattgaatattctgccaccgaggagttaagatagattgtatagtttcgcaaaattcggtaccttcttggcaactcgctggaagtgggaacccaagaaatccaagtgatacctgatgaggagggcgaagatgggcggctacagagagtggtgaagccgatggcttactagccgggccaatcgggtgagtcgctacattttcaggcctaatgctggggcaagtacagccccaacagtaacgctagtaggtaacacgagtaccgtgaatacggaaaggtttcaaacatctagtatgtataaagggtcaataattgcgaacatcccacagattaatagtcaggatatttcacggcctttacacgtaactcggggtataacgggccaacttgccgtttaatatgaaagttagtcagagcttgtgtcagtcaggccaatcaggaataagtaagcctagtagtttagtgtacaacttggcaaactctagtcaatattcagggtgttccatacataacagggatggggcatgtagtaggttaggagggacatcatcttcaatagaactgggtggtgcccaactttcaaatgcagggtgcaaaataagtacagtagggagcagttgcatgggggtccattgattgcacagcgggctcttgaagcataccgatggcggataacatgcagcatatgaattaaccatcaactccctttaatccattgatatcggttcgtagcgaattgggcgagggcctaccgctaaccttaaaatttttaagattattcatagcgagtttgtggattttgctgtgatcttataaagaagagtgaccctatagtagtacaaatagcctaccgctaaccttaaaatttttaagattattcatagcgagtttgtggatttcgctgtgatcttataaagcagcgtgaccctatattagtacaaatagcggtcaagacacaatatttcttgctggctgtaaacgagggggattttataatatggaaagataataaacacaggcgtccaattacttctatacattacatggacctctgcattttttgacttatgtagcagtgtatttgcgagctcatctccatagaacacatagaatgattgaaatagtgtcagatcgtacgcacagagagcagcagctcgtccaataaggggggatggcgcacttttagaatgaggcagctattaacaccagttagatcatgggcataattgacgatgaattatgggcattgcacgtcacagcaccatgtgttaatcaagctctagaacaaagtgtacataaagaatagaagggcaataccaagtttcattatgacctttcggaatgattgatcattattaggcactaaatggccagcttccataaatcaaggggtagcctattgcataatattaaaattaaagacctttgcatcttcttccatttgtacatacgtatctggtatttcatatgtttaatgaatagggtggtatagatggccttagctttcgatccaaaccggacctagttcagaggcataaaacaagtacaaacaaatacatatccattcatagacaaagagaggggaaatggattaaatgaagaaagaagcgggaaagaaagaagcgggaaaataacagccaatcaaagtttctatttcagaaacaattggtggctatgaaccaatacgagtagagtggcgaggacaaaggaggtttcatatgaaaggatggattactggaccataaaagtggtaaatgcattgttcgttaacaatgcagggaaacatgaaaaggtagaattagagaacaagttgcatcatgatgcaattaacaatggtcaattaatagagaaaagcaagatcaaaagtacgatggtattaaaaataggtatgagggacctgtggaaaaaagaaggggggttacttacatgagatagttatagtaacaaatatataggacaactttaaaaaattaatttatacttgagttacagaatataaacaacattatagttctcaagcagaagtgaagtgggggtaacgggaagttatttaacaccagtgtttatgtttggtcCAAAGggcttgactgtcttgagttggtgaatccagtgtgattctctatgcttgcagttatatttcatatgttcataaattgcacaaatgggaggatcccacgggtagtttcattgtttctaagatgaatgaggattgtagacgcttggaccctcggcaagattcaagatgttccattacatttccagtgctgagcagtctggttagtttttaccgccagtctgcaaaatattgaattattcggttgggtcctgaggcgaattagaataaatctgctttatacttgttaagtataaagagttacacggttcaatggtttggcgggaacattgaataagactgggtgcggtacccagggtaaggcttatctggctatgctatcaatatacacattaaagctttgttaatttagtcttttttttagtcgttatatagtttaagtatcatcggtaacagtagcagctaccatagcttagcagggaggtcagtactagcttgaacctgaaagcgctgatttgcatagatcaggtgtacgtttccaatatcggttggtttttcgtatctggcggtcaacacagcactgatgttccatggcaatgacacgttgtgtcgtaaaaatgtcggtacaaaatgtaacgaacaatggaggcgggctaaaccgtaaagcttacgtatatgaacaacaaaggcgcatgattaaaaattatcagttgatccggttattcaagttacagggtgcaattattgtcagtgaagacgaaaatttggtcgttacaaaaagtaacaaacataatgtgggactaaacgtacagagtatgtacatgagatgagaagacgcatgattaaaaatgatcgagtgatccacttattcaagttacagggtgtaattattggcagtgaagataacaattcgtaaagtggttacaaaaaataacccattataatgttggattaaaatgtaacatagcatacacatgaaatgacaagatgcatgattaaaaataggttcaattacagggtgtaatttttacagtgaagacaaaaatgttcgatgcaaacATAGAAGAggtgaagatgaaaagagaagatgaatgattaaaaaggaatcagttgctccggttgcagcatagcttgcagacatcttcatccggttgcagcatagcttgcagacataccatatttgacctatatgacctttattaaagtagcatagttaatgtataaagtataatcagcatatgaagctctgctgttaaaagcagcattcttggttgcccttttcggttattctgagggtgagtgagtttacaactcacgatggcaaattcccgggcgttgcgtattggtgatatttcctttaatcaggaaggcaatttgcaagtagttctaagatattcaaaaacggatcaagtgggtaaagttcaatcatttctattgacaggaatgccaatacttcaccgtttgtacattgagggggaccctatgtcagccagacaagttaatcacatcttaaagtagggattaaggccatcaggtaaaccccacacccttttcagttcatagttgcaggatatgtttggggttcgggaggaacaaatcaaaagtatggggagatggaagtctggagcacttgaatcctacattaggccagacttaatgttttcaattgtctaaaagggggtagcttgtagcaaggtcataaataagcagtgtagacaaccgcttctttaattagcatattgccgtttaagataaataatcatttacaagattggtgaattttgagttggttgttaacaaattgtgtacaacattttcaactacatacaagactttgacaagataaaatattggtcagaacagattacccaggctgtttttctttgaatttgtttttatacagatgtttatcggggacagtatcattcgccacagcagcggcacagtggtggtacagtgacatggaaaggcgtgtctggggcacgcctggacggctgggactaggctcaggagatacggcaaaaggcgaggtcccgacgacaatagtgttacatctaaggaccaaagatatcttgaaggaaaattcgggacagataacacatagggtaaaagggagcctaaagatgttcatcaatccgatgcaagaacgtgggtaccgggacagtatcattcgccacagcagcggcacggtggaggtgcagtgacatggaaaggcgtgtctggggcacgcctggacggctgggactaggctcaggagactcctggcaaaaggcgaggtcccgacgacattagtgttacatataaggaccaaagatatcgtgaaggaaaattcgggacagataagacatagggtaacagagagcctaaagatgttcatcaatccgaagcaagaacgtgggtaccgggacagtatcattcgccacagcagcgacacagtggtggtacagtggcatggaaagacgtgtctggggcacgcctggacggctggtactaggctcaggagatacctggcaaaaggcgaggtcccgacgacaatagtgttatatctagggaccaaagatatcttgaaggaaaattcgggacagagtagacatagggtaaagagagcctaaaggtaattaggaacatcctacccaacacacggttaatttggtcagacattttgttaagggtgaagtatcaaggtaaagttaaaggagggcagaaaaacgctgcatttgggatttaaatatgtatgcaaagaagatacttcgggagatgcaaaacgcacctgttataaaacaaccccatctcattaacccttcccggaaggtgcgtactggcaagacatgattcatttggttccattaaaatttatcagacgggttgagGTTCTCCACTTCACactcggaaaaaaaaaaaaaaaaaaaaaaaggggggggggggtgtttgggcaaatttttatatcaaaatttgctttggcggtaagtttaggttgttcctataaacaagaagctaatacgcattgtagcctgtgaggaagtggtaaattaatttatgtgaattgatatggataaatatggtggtaataaaatgatgtgattgtatataaagaagtagattaatgttggtaccttcttggcaactcgctggaagtgggaacctcattgacccggagttttctccagacaatgagtgcatttataattataataatttataataataatttaattataataattgtaattagtctggtaccttctttggcaaatcgccgagaagtgggaacctttgcggattggaaatttaccgttcgcaaagtgaggaattgggaccctttgcgaattggtcgcaaagtgtattataatggaaactggtatacttctttatgagtgtggatatcactggatggaattaaataaagggaaatcccttatattattatgaattggcgttttaccaccgaattcagagtacggaataaattaactcttggcagagttcactacaacaacaaatccttgtgtctgtgtatatttatcaggtggtaatagggtttaatgcgtaacgcagtaaaccgatttaacaccaggaaatatgcatacttatagtcaggttgcacagtcgaggctataagcgattgggattgtcagggcgcattcagacgtggttccattgttcttttcaaccaaccaaagcaatgcatttggggaaagggtgcttgtctttctgtgaaccgtcattgaatattctgccaccgaggagttaagatagattgtatagtttcgcaaaattccctccctccctccctggggttaatggaagggtcagggtattacggaatacgtggtacagattgatatgactgataatcttacaacttacacttaaagcggtaagtttaggttgttcctataaacaagaagctaataggcattgtagcctgtgaggaagtggtaaattaatttatgtgaattgatatagataaatatggtggtaataaaatgatgtgattgtatataaagaagtagattaatttggtaccttcttggcaactcgctggaagtgggaacctcattgacccggagttttctccagtcaatgagtgcatttataattataataatttataataataatttaattataataattgtaattagtctggtaccttctttggcaaatcgccgagaagtgggaacctttgcggattggaaatttaccgttcgcaaagtgaggaattgggactctttgcgaattggtcgcaaagtgtattataatgggaactggtatacttctttatgagtgtggatatcactggatggaattaaataaagggaaatcccttatattattatgaattggcgttttaccaccgaattcagagtacggaataaattaactcttggcagagttcactacaacaacaaatccttgtgtctgtgtatatttatcaggtggtaattgAAATAACTGTTCCTTTTGCTTTGTATACCCTTAAAGTTAAAGCCTGTATCCGATAACTTTGAAATGAGTCTTTTGCTTGTGCTTTGAGCTTTTGTTGCACTGGTAatgttgttgtctttgtttctgCTAATGTCTGGAACATGTCAAATTAGAAGTTAATAAGTTTTTTAAGGAAACAAAAAGCTTAGAATTATAAGGGGTCGttacacaatttaaaaacaaattaatctcAATGTTATCTTGCTCTGTACCGACCACGGGCATCCATTTTTCATTCAAAACCGTTGGGCTTAACGTCAAACCAGTGTAGAAATGAGTTTTCCCTTTAAGTATCTGTGCCTTTTATAGGCAGCAACGAATGAGTATAAGCACATAAAatagaatttgaatttgaatgcaaacattTGGAAAATGGTTGCctattaatga
The sequence above is drawn from the Asterias amurensis chromosome 13, ASM3211899v1 genome and encodes:
- the LOC139946008 gene encoding uncharacterized protein — its product is MREQCKFINSKLSQFVKHLMTVLSAILFTYYTVHVLDLPVDFYLWSRPEFTTRIFTRSDQDSLLVSSTQIKKTTAKRLFGPMEKGMSLDHADINSERFPQVKEMVSTSQAQTAAL